One segment of Odocoileus virginianus isolate 20LAN1187 ecotype Illinois chromosome 32, Ovbor_1.2, whole genome shotgun sequence DNA contains the following:
- the LETM2 gene encoding LETM1 domain-containing protein LETM2, mitochondrial isoform X8 gives MAFYSYKTVLAIARTRFPSHFVQPTSSSYSPSFAFLHLPDSHLNKTYMKNYGSRKYSYPSQSGNKVLHLRAKIFQELHTSTCWLQDVPNKHQQEQTAKKPQVPSPQPMKEAGMKIKEGKRSYRQIIMDELKYYYNGFYLLWIDTKVAARMVWRLLHGQVLTRRERRRVGKSHI, from the exons atggcCTTCTACAGTTATAAAACAGTCTTAGCTATTGCCCGGACAAG ATTCCCTAGCCATTTTGTCCAGCCTACCAGTTCTTCTTACTCCccatcatttgcatttcttcacTTGCCAGATTCCCATTTAAACAAAACCTatatgaagaactatggaagcaGAAAGTACTCCTATCCAAGTCAGTCAGGCAATAAAGTACTTCATTTACGAGCCAAAATCTTCCAAGAGCTGCACACATCGACTTGCTGGTTGCAGGATGTCCCCAATAAACATCAGCAGGAGCAAACAGCAAAGAAGCCTCAGGTGCCAAGCCCTCAGCCCATGAAAGAAGCAGGCATGAAGATTAAGGAAGGAAAGCGATCTTATAGACAAATAATTATGGATGAACTGAAATATTATTACAATGGATTCTATTTGCTCTGGATTGACACAAAAGTTGCTGCCAGGATGGTTTGGAGGCTGTTGCATGGACAGGTGCTGACCAGACGAGAGAGAAGAAGGGTAGGCAAGAGTcatatttga